From a region of the Pseudomonadota bacterium genome:
- a CDS encoding 50S ribosomal protein L11 methyltransferase, with the protein MTTTTWQKLEIECAFEMSENIATYFNDLTGCGVEIRDHETGRSDVAVIVAYLDSEALSLQHSLTAARCYLQDLADLFPEHPSPILRQAPVADEDWGRKWKENFKPFKLTDTLVIKPTWESYSPKNGEKIIEIDPGMAFGTGLHASTRLAASLIEEHITSRESLPERVLDIGTGTGILAICCACLGCKNVIAIDNDPDAVAASVENISANNLTENIEAEITGLDSLEGPFDLVIANIIHNTLVEMAPTINGLLARNGSLIMAGILAGDQSRNISGVYDQLGIRTESERISGEWSALRLQKTIQPSTLPDESK; encoded by the coding sequence ATGACGACTACGACCTGGCAGAAACTTGAAATTGAGTGCGCCTTTGAGATGAGCGAAAACATAGCCACCTACTTCAACGACCTCACCGGCTGCGGTGTCGAAATCCGCGATCACGAAACCGGCAGGAGCGATGTTGCGGTGATTGTCGCCTATCTTGACAGCGAGGCCCTGTCACTTCAACACTCCCTGACCGCAGCCCGTTGCTATCTGCAGGACCTCGCCGATCTATTCCCCGAACATCCAAGCCCTATTTTAAGGCAGGCTCCTGTTGCCGACGAAGATTGGGGCCGGAAATGGAAGGAAAATTTCAAGCCATTCAAGCTGACCGATACGCTGGTGATAAAACCAACCTGGGAATCCTACTCTCCGAAAAATGGCGAAAAAATCATTGAGATCGATCCCGGCATGGCTTTCGGAACAGGCCTTCACGCCAGCACCAGACTTGCGGCATCCCTCATCGAAGAGCACATCACCTCCCGGGAATCTCTACCGGAAAGGGTCCTTGATATCGGCACCGGCACCGGCATTCTGGCCATATGCTGCGCCTGTCTCGGTTGCAAAAACGTCATCGCCATCGACAACGATCCCGATGCCGTTGCCGCTTCCGTTGAAAACATTTCGGCAAACAACCTGACCGAAAACATTGAAGCCGAAATTACCGGACTTGATTCACTTGAGGGACCTTTCGATCTTGTGATTGCCAACATCATTCACAATACACTGGTTGAAATGGCCCCGACCATAAACGGATTGCTCGCCCGAAACGGCTCCCTGATAATGGCCGGTATTCTGGCTGGAGATCAATCCCGAAATATTTCAGGAGTGTATGACCAGCTCGGGATCAGAACCGAATCCGAACGCATTTCAGGTGAATGGTCCGCGCTCCGTCTTCAGAAAACCATCCAACCCTCAACCCTGCCCGACGAATCAAAATGA
- a CDS encoding DUF2721 domain-containing protein translates to MDITLTTPALLFPAISLLLVAYTNRFNTLGGRIRTLHSQYRVHPDQIIAGQISSLRRRVILIRNMQAFGVASLFACVLCLFVLFAGKILAGKIIFACSLVLMMLSLLISFREILLSVQALDLELQDMQKD, encoded by the coding sequence ATGGACATAACTCTCACAACCCCGGCCCTGCTGTTCCCGGCAATATCGCTGCTCCTTGTTGCCTATACGAACCGCTTTAACACGTTGGGCGGCCGGATCAGGACCTTGCATTCCCAATACAGGGTACACCCAGACCAGATTATTGCCGGCCAGATCAGCAGCCTGCGAAGACGCGTCATCCTGATCAGAAATATGCAGGCTTTTGGCGTGGCAAGCCTTTTTGCCTGTGTATTATGCCTTTTTGTTCTTTTCGCCGGCAAGATCCTGGCCGGTAAAATCATTTTCGCATGCAGCCTGGTCCTGATGATGCTCTCCCTGTTGATCTCTTTTCGGGAAATACTCCTTTCGGTGCAGGCACTGGATCTTGAATTGCAGGACATGCAGAAAGATTAG
- the dtd gene encoding D-tyrosyl-tRNA(Tyr) deacylase, with product MRAVVQRVSEASVTVDDMIVGNILGGLLVLLGVEDTDTESDSNYLADKTASLRIFPDQEDRMNLSVSDIGGGILVVSQFTLFGDCRKGRRPSYNNAASPELAEKLYNHFVNRLRTHVPNVSTGKFQAMMQVGLINDGPVTILLDSKKLF from the coding sequence ATGCGCGCAGTGGTACAGCGAGTGAGCGAAGCCTCGGTAACAGTAGACGATATGATCGTCGGCAATATTCTGGGTGGCCTGCTTGTTCTTCTGGGGGTTGAAGATACTGACACCGAAAGCGACAGTAATTATCTGGCAGATAAAACCGCCAGCCTCAGGATATTCCCCGACCAGGAGGACCGGATGAATCTCTCGGTTTCTGACATTGGCGGCGGCATCCTTGTTGTTTCTCAATTCACCCTGTTCGGCGACTGCCGCAAAGGCAGGCGACCCTCCTACAATAATGCGGCATCTCCGGAACTTGCCGAAAAATTGTACAATCACTTTGTCAACAGGTTGCGCACTCACGTCCCCAATGTTTCCACCGGGAAATTTCAGGCTATGATGCAGGTCGGTCTCATCAACGATGGCCCGGTAACCATTCTTCTTGACTCGAAAAAACTCTTTTAG
- a CDS encoding 16S rRNA (uracil(1498)-N(3))-methyltransferase, translating to MRRFFIAPSEIHDSEGIIRGEEARHILQVLRLKPGKKIALFDGTGNIYDADITSTTKKEVLVTISSSLKETERPPFLHLGMALLTGKKMELVVQKATELGVKTIQPFISRYNTAQEITGNKGQRLQKISAEACKQCGRPVPPVIKPLLNFDQLIADPENSGFKIIFYEDENKVGLRDIETNLSAARPDSVLFLTGPEGGFTPDEVELARQHGYTSSSLGTLVMRAETAAISGAALLQYLLGNLNPVKH from the coding sequence ATGAGACGTTTCTTCATAGCCCCTTCCGAGATACATGATTCCGAAGGAATTATCCGCGGAGAGGAAGCCCGTCATATCCTCCAGGTCCTTCGCTTGAAACCCGGGAAAAAGATTGCCCTTTTCGATGGCACCGGAAATATTTACGATGCAGATATCACCTCCACCACAAAAAAAGAGGTCCTGGTTACAATCAGCTCCTCCCTGAAAGAGACGGAGCGCCCGCCATTCCTCCATCTTGGAATGGCCCTGCTGACCGGAAAAAAAATGGAACTGGTTGTTCAGAAAGCAACTGAACTCGGAGTAAAAACAATCCAGCCTTTTATCTCAAGATACAATACGGCACAGGAAATAACCGGCAACAAAGGGCAGCGGCTGCAAAAAATCTCGGCTGAAGCCTGCAAACAATGTGGCAGGCCGGTGCCACCGGTTATCAAGCCGTTGCTAAACTTCGACCAACTCATTGCCGACCCTGAAAACTCGGGTTTCAAAATTATCTTCTATGAAGATGAAAATAAAGTTGGTTTACGCGATATTGAGACAAATTTATCGGCAGCCAGACCGGATTCTGTTCTTTTCCTGACCGGCCCGGAGGGTGGCTTTACTCCTGACGAGGTGGAACTCGCCCGGCAGCACGGTTATACCTCGTCAAGTCTTGGGACTCTGGTGATGAGGGCAGAAACCGCAGCTATTTCCGGCGCGGCACTATTACAGTACTTACTTGGCAACCTGAACCCCGTTAAACATTAA